A DNA window from Rossellomorea marisflavi contains the following coding sequences:
- the dhaK gene encoding dihydroxyacetone kinase subunit DhaK, producing the protein MKKVLNKPEDLVVEMCKGMALAHPELEFMKKYKVMKKKELNEEKVTLISGGGSGHEPAHAGLVGKGMLDAAVCGDVFASPSQIQVYQAIKATAGKKGALLIIKNYSGDIMNFKNAAHLASEDGIEVEYVKVDDDIAVEDSLYTVGRRGVAGTVFVHKIAGAAAEEGRSLQEVKAVSEKAAKSVRSIGFALTSCTVPASGSPTFKLADDEIEYGVGIHGEPGTRREKVASADELAERMVDDLLKDMKLDGDSTELAVMVNGFGATPLQELYLFNNSVTRILSEKKIAINRAFVGNYMTSIDMAGVSLTFMKLDDELRTLLSSESLAPAFRVDGPVPGVEYIDFGEEEESTPISFEVETAVEHAEIKDKKVSLQNMIYLVDKMSDVIIRNEVPFCELDSHAGDGDFGMSVSKGFKQLKREWKSILDQDPLTIGSFLDASSMVIMEYCGGASGPIWGSAFRAAGKSAGDRTELTVSEFADMLQAAVKGIQDTGERSFGRGADVGDKTLIDALVPCADAWSDSASNGDDVKAAFEKGAAAAVEGAEKTKDIVARMGRAGTVGERSLGHPDAGAYALGVIFTELSESLT; encoded by the coding sequence GTGAAGAAGGTGTTGAATAAGCCTGAGGACTTGGTGGTGGAGATGTGCAAGGGGATGGCGCTTGCTCATCCGGAGCTTGAGTTCATGAAGAAGTACAAGGTGATGAAGAAGAAGGAACTGAATGAAGAGAAGGTCACGTTGATCAGCGGCGGTGGTAGCGGACATGAGCCGGCCCATGCGGGTCTTGTGGGGAAAGGGATGTTGGATGCGGCCGTGTGCGGTGACGTGTTTGCCTCGCCTTCGCAGATCCAGGTGTATCAGGCGATCAAGGCGACGGCCGGGAAGAAGGGTGCCCTGCTCATCATCAAGAACTACAGCGGGGATATCATGAACTTCAAGAACGCTGCCCACCTGGCCTCAGAGGACGGCATCGAGGTGGAATACGTCAAGGTCGACGATGATATCGCGGTGGAAGACAGCCTGTATACGGTGGGACGCCGGGGTGTTGCCGGAACCGTGTTCGTACATAAAATCGCCGGTGCGGCGGCTGAGGAAGGCAGGAGTCTCCAGGAAGTGAAGGCCGTGTCGGAGAAGGCGGCGAAGAGCGTCCGCAGCATCGGATTCGCCCTGACCTCCTGCACGGTGCCGGCGAGCGGATCGCCTACGTTCAAGCTCGCCGATGATGAAATCGAGTACGGCGTCGGCATCCATGGTGAACCCGGTACGCGTCGTGAAAAGGTCGCATCCGCCGATGAGCTGGCAGAGCGCATGGTGGATGATCTACTGAAAGACATGAAGCTTGATGGCGACTCAACCGAGCTTGCCGTCATGGTGAATGGCTTTGGAGCCACTCCCCTGCAGGAACTCTATCTATTCAATAACTCTGTCACCCGCATCCTTTCGGAGAAAAAGATCGCAATCAACCGTGCCTTCGTCGGCAACTATATGACGAGCATCGATATGGCGGGCGTGTCCCTGACCTTCATGAAACTCGATGATGAACTGCGCACGCTGCTGTCGAGTGAAAGCTTGGCTCCAGCGTTCAGGGTGGACGGACCGGTGCCAGGGGTCGAGTACATCGATTTCGGGGAAGAGGAAGAATCGACTCCTATATCCTTCGAGGTGGAAACAGCGGTTGAGCATGCGGAGATCAAGGATAAAAAGGTATCCCTCCAGAACATGATCTACCTCGTGGACAAGATGAGCGACGTCATCATTCGGAATGAAGTACCATTCTGTGAGCTCGATTCCCACGCTGGGGACGGGGATTTCGGCATGAGCGTCTCGAAGGGCTTCAAGCAGCTGAAACGGGAGTGGAAATCGATCTTGGACCAAGACCCACTCACCATCGGAAGCTTCCTCGACGCAAGCTCCATGGTCATCATGGAATACTGCGGCGGGGCGTCCGGTCCAATCTGGGGATCCGCCTTCCGCGCAGCAGGGAAATCAGCCGGTGACCGAACCGAACTGACCGTGTCAGAATTCGCCGATATGCTGCAGGCGGCGGTGAAGGGCATCCAGGATACAGGCGAGCGATCCTTCGGAAGGGGAGCGGATGTGGGCGACAAAACCCTCATCGACGCCCTCGTCCCCTGTGCGGACGCCTGGTCGGACAGCGCATCAAACGGAGACGACGTCAAAGCGGCGTTTGAAAAAGGAGCAGCGGCCGCAGTAGAGGGAGCCGAGAAAACCAAGGACATCGTCGCCCGGATGGGACGCGCCGGAACCGTCGGCGAACGCAGCCTGGGTCACCCTGATGCCGGTGCCTATGCCCTCGGAGTCATCTTCACGGAACTATCTGAGAGTCTGACGTAA
- a CDS encoding sensor histidine kinase — MIGNTTINKLYREKLSRSLLLFAIIPTILVTGVFFQLFFMIINEISDRELTSQNKELSSFLSSEITSYKKEIQALQEDPRLSRVFQTNDVHNDIYKELYQVVTDHQLKSNFYIVDVEGNILLTNAYKDNTAQIYYDKYLTKVNKNQNRDITFYNEKDNHAADFTFLKMTAPIYDGNKVSGFIIFDLQSNQLRRFYENMNYTDIVITDPFGNQLFSSKRSLILDNGKIGVLSKKGYHTVSSSIVKDEFIVHSIRYEGLLQKGFFFGFLGLFVICGLMVIITRLFAISIARKKTKSIDTLLSTIQDVNEGRYKGYHQLEEEDEFETINYYLHDMILSKNLLLSENKEIHIRKTEAEIKQLQMQFNPHFLFNTLENIKFMIRMNPSSAEELLLKLSSILRYSIDNTDQDSPLKDDIKYIYDYLNIQKARFEERLNFSVEIPEELGTTPIPKLIMQPLVENAVKYGIDHVDHLLIKIKASRIGDKLVIMISDTGSGFSQSRLQEIRDLLHTTQNPSNHIGIYNVHRRIQLKYGRSYGVRVFSEENKGSLLLITIPFREEE; from the coding sequence ATGATAGGAAACACAACGATTAACAAACTGTATCGTGAGAAACTAAGCCGGTCCCTGCTCCTGTTTGCGATTATCCCTACGATTCTCGTAACGGGAGTTTTCTTTCAACTATTCTTCATGATTATCAATGAAATCAGCGATCGGGAACTTACCAGTCAAAACAAGGAATTATCTTCGTTTTTGTCGAGTGAAATCACGTCGTACAAAAAAGAGATTCAAGCCCTTCAAGAAGATCCCAGGCTGTCCCGGGTGTTCCAGACGAATGACGTGCATAACGACATTTACAAGGAACTCTATCAAGTGGTCACCGATCACCAACTGAAGAGTAACTTTTATATTGTCGATGTAGAAGGGAATATTCTTTTAACGAATGCCTATAAGGATAACACGGCACAGATTTATTATGATAAGTATCTGACAAAGGTCAATAAGAATCAGAATAGAGACATTACCTTTTATAATGAAAAGGATAATCATGCGGCAGATTTCACCTTCTTAAAGATGACGGCACCAATCTACGATGGCAATAAGGTAAGCGGATTCATCATCTTTGATCTGCAGTCCAATCAGTTGAGGCGATTCTATGAGAATATGAATTATACAGATATCGTCATTACCGATCCCTTCGGCAACCAGCTATTCTCATCGAAACGATCCCTGATCCTGGATAATGGCAAGATCGGTGTGCTATCCAAGAAGGGGTATCATACCGTTTCCTCATCCATTGTGAAGGATGAATTCATTGTTCACTCTATCCGCTATGAAGGACTGTTACAAAAGGGGTTCTTTTTCGGATTCCTTGGCCTATTCGTCATTTGTGGTCTGATGGTGATCATCACGAGGCTCTTTGCCATTAGCATCGCCCGGAAGAAAACGAAGTCCATCGATACTCTCCTTTCGACGATTCAGGACGTCAATGAAGGAAGGTATAAAGGCTATCACCAACTGGAGGAAGAAGATGAATTTGAAACGATCAATTATTATCTTCATGACATGATCCTTTCCAAGAACCTTCTTCTTTCAGAGAATAAAGAAATCCACATTCGGAAGACGGAGGCCGAGATCAAGCAGCTTCAGATGCAATTCAATCCGCATTTCCTCTTCAACACGCTGGAAAACATCAAATTTATGATCCGCATGAATCCTTCATCTGCCGAGGAGCTTCTATTAAAGTTATCCTCGATCCTTCGCTACTCAATCGATAATACGGATCAGGACAGCCCGTTGAAGGATGATATCAAGTATATTTACGATTACCTCAATATCCAGAAGGCAAGATTTGAAGAACGATTGAATTTCTCCGTGGAGATACCGGAAGAACTGGGAACCACTCCGATACCGAAGTTGATTATGCAGCCCTTGGTGGAGAATGCAGTGAAATATGGCATTGATCATGTCGATCATCTGCTGATCAAGATCAAGGCATCCAGAATAGGGGATAAGCTCGTGATCATGATATCAGATACAGGAAGTGGATTCTCGCAGTCCCGGTTACAGGAAATCAGAGACTTGTTACACACTACTCAAAATCCCTCCAACCATATCGGGATCTACAATGTGCACAGACGAATCCAATTGAAATATGGACGATCGTATGGAGTGAGAGTATTTAGTGAAGAGAACAAAGGAAGCCTTCTATTGATCACCATTCCTTTTAGAGAGGAAGAGTAA
- a CDS encoding response regulator transcription factor, translating into MLTLVIVEDERIIRQGLIYTIDWTSLGITIVGEASNGAEGLKKIKEVKPDIVLTDIKMPVMDGIQMLEEAAGFHECEKLILTSYSDFSYAQKGIRLGVYDYILKPVDDRILHETFQKLTKKMIDQQKDKQKTQTISYYQELLDKDLSHHSNQYVTQCVSFIKEHYQEKLSNEDISESLSVSTSYLSRVFKKETNLTIMDYLNRYRIMKAISLLQTENYRIYEIANDVGFSDYKHFSTVFKKYFSTSPGDFMARGKTR; encoded by the coding sequence ATGCTGACATTAGTCATTGTGGAAGATGAACGTATTATACGGCAGGGTTTGATCTACACCATTGACTGGACCAGTCTCGGTATCACCATCGTAGGGGAGGCGAGTAATGGGGCAGAAGGGCTAAAGAAAATCAAGGAAGTCAAGCCGGACATCGTGTTGACCGATATCAAGATGCCAGTCATGGATGGTATCCAGATGCTTGAAGAAGCGGCAGGTTTCCATGAATGTGAGAAATTGATCCTCACGAGCTACAGTGACTTCTCATACGCACAGAAGGGGATCCGTCTGGGGGTCTATGACTATATCTTGAAGCCTGTAGATGATCGAATCCTGCATGAGACTTTTCAAAAATTAACAAAGAAAATGATAGACCAGCAGAAGGATAAACAGAAAACCCAAACGATCTCCTATTACCAAGAATTGCTCGATAAGGATCTGAGCCATCATTCGAACCAATATGTAACCCAGTGTGTGTCATTCATCAAGGAACATTACCAAGAGAAACTGTCCAACGAAGATATCTCGGAATCATTGAGTGTCAGCACGAGTTACCTCAGCCGAGTCTTTAAGAAGGAAACGAACCTGACCATCATGGATTACCTAAACCGCTACCGGATCATGAAGGCCATCTCTCTCCTGCAAACCGAGAACTACCGCATCTATGAGATCGCAAATGATGTAGGATTCTCAGACTACAAACACTTCAGTACCGTATTCAAAAAGTATTTCTCCACCTCTCCAGGCGATTTCATGGCGAGAGGGAAAACCAGATGA
- a CDS encoding LURP-one-related/scramblase family protein: MSQLYMKQKVFSIGEKFTVKDQDERDRYYVEGSFMRFPKTFSIMDVGREEVALITKKMLSFLPTFFVEVDGKEVLTIKKELSFFKHRYTIDAAGIEVRGNWWDMNFQVLEHGEVVGDVAKEWFSWGDSYRVNVHKENMEKVMIALVVAIDCVKADEKSSNN, encoded by the coding sequence ATGAGTCAGCTGTATATGAAGCAGAAGGTTTTTAGTATAGGCGAGAAGTTCACGGTGAAGGACCAAGACGAGCGGGATCGGTATTATGTGGAGGGCAGCTTCATGCGGTTTCCGAAGACGTTCTCCATTATGGATGTTGGTAGGGAAGAAGTAGCCTTGATTACGAAGAAGATGCTGAGCTTTCTGCCAACGTTTTTTGTCGAGGTAGATGGTAAAGAGGTCTTAACGATCAAGAAAGAGCTTTCCTTCTTTAAACATCGCTACACAATTGATGCTGCAGGGATCGAAGTGAGGGGAAACTGGTGGGATATGAATTTCCAGGTCCTCGAACACGGCGAAGTCGTAGGAGATGTAGCCAAGGAGTGGTTTTCCTGGGGAGACAGCTACAGGGTGAACGTACACAAGGAAAACATGGAGAAAGTCATGATTGCCCTGGTGGTAGCGATTGATTGCGTGAAGGCTGATGAAAAATCATCAAATAACTAG